The region AGGCAGGGCAGGATAAAACATGTCTACGCCTGCGAGACAAGGCCCTACCTCCAGGGCGCGCGGCTTACCATGTTCGAGCTGATGCGCGAAAAAATTCCCTGCACTCTTATTACCGACAACATGGCCGCGCACATAATGAAAACATGCGGCATACGCGCTGTGATAGCCGGGGCCGACCGCATTGCCGCAAACGGCGACACCGCCAACAAAATCGGCACCTATATGCTGGCCGTGCTGGCCAAATATCACGGCATACGTTTTTACATAGCCGCGCCCGAGCCTACTTTTGACATGAGGCTGCGCTCCGGCGCGGCTATTCCGATAGAGGAGCGTTCCGCGGACGAGGTGCTTTTCATAAACGGCAAATCAATCGCCCCGCGCGGCGCGAAAGCGCGCCATCCGGCTTTCGACGTCACACCGGCAAAACTGATTTCCGCCATAATAACGGAGCGCGGCGTGATATCCCCGGTCAATATTGGCGGCATCGCGCGTATTTTTTGCTAGAATCAGGGTATGACTGCGCAATATCAGATTCTCATGGTATCCGTGCCGGACAAGCAGGTTGCCAACACGCTGGCCGAAAATCTGGTGGGGAAAAGACTTGCGGCCTGCGTCAATATCATCGGCGGTGTGCGCTCGGTGTACAAATGGGATGGCGAAATTAAAAAAGCGTCAGAATTGATTTTGCTGGTGAAGACCCGCGTCAGCCTGATGCCGGAAACTATGCTTTGCATAAAGGAAAGCCATCCCTATTCCGTGCCGGAGATAATCTCGCTGCGTATAGACGACGGCAATCCCGAATATCTGGACTGGCTGGGAGCCAACTGCATGTTCACCGCCGCGCCGGACCAGACAAAGCGGGTGCTGCCGCGTCCGACCATCCCCCCCAAAGGGTTTGAAAAATGAGAAACGCGATATACTTCCTGGTGATAATTCTTGTCGGCGCGCTGCTGGGCAATTTTTTCGGCAAAATGATAGTGATGTGGTTTCCGCAGGGAAATATCCACGATCTGTTTGCCACCGAAATCGCCACCGGGCTGCATCCGACCAACCTTGACCTGGTGATAGTGAACCTGACCTTCGGCTGCCTGTTCAAGTTCAATATAACCGGCATAGCCGGAATTCTGGCGGCGGCCATGCTTTCCCGCCTCATAGTCAAAAAGTGAAAGTAATACTCGCTTCCCGTTCCCCGCGCCGGCGCGCATTGCTGCGCGGCATGGGGTTTTCTTTTGTTGTAAAACCAAGTTGCGCAAGCGAGGAAACGGCGCTTAAGCGTCCTTCGGCGGTGGTGAAAACCCTCGCGCTGCGCAAGGCGCGCGATGTTGCCGCCGGATATCCCGATGACTGCGTGATAGGGGCGGACACGGTGGTGTTCTGCAAAGGCGAAATACTGGGCAAGCCGCAGGATTGCAGTGATGCGTTGCGGCTGCTTAACCTGCAAAACGGCAGCTGGCAGAGCGTGTATACCGGCGTGGCTGTGATAAACCGCGGCAAAACCGCCGTGGGCTGCGAGGTGTCGCGCTGCAAGGCGCGGCGGCTGGGCAAAGCCGAACTGGCCGCGCTGTCGCTGCGCCATCACGACAAGGCGGGCGCTTATGCCGTGCAGGACGATGACGACCGGTTTATAGCGAAAATTTCCGGCAGCAAAGACAATGTGGTAGGCCTGCCATGCGGCCTGCTGCGCCGGCTGCTGCGCCGGGCCGGCGCGCTGTCCGCGCTTTGCGTTTTTCTGGCGGCTGGCGCACAGGCCGGCGGCGCGGATAATGTGTATTTCCTGGGCGCGAAAGGAGAAAGCGCGGTTGAAAACCTCCACTGTTCCGAGCTGACAGAGAAAGAGCGTAACAAATGGAAAGCGGACCAAAACGTCTACCGCTACCATGTCTTCCTGGCGGTGGCCCTGAATTCGGCGGAGCAGAACCTGCGCTCGGCGCGCGCCTCGGAAGTAAAGCTCTACGACAAGCTTAAATGGACAACCGGCGGCGCCGGCGGCGAGCTGGACCTGCCGCTGCTTGCCTCGCTGGAATCCGCCCGCAAAGACATCGCCTCGTTTTATGCGGAGCTTGCGGGCAAAACCTCCGGCAGGGGCATTCCCCCCGCTTTTGCCGTCTCGAATGCCGCTTTTGCGAAATACGCGCAGTCGCGCGCCAAAGACGAGGCGGCAAGGTCAGCGGCATTGTCATCTTTGATTTCAGGCTGGCGCGACGCGCTGGGGAAAACGCCCGCAGCGGCGTTTCCGGTCAAGAAAGTTTTCGATTCGCTCAACGCCGGCGACGCGGCTCAAACCGCGCTGTATTCCGGCTGGCAAAAAGTTTTTGTTTCGGATTGCGAAAAATACTTCGGCAGAAAATTTTCCGGGAGGAAGGATGAAAAACATTGACGCCGCGGTGATAGGCGCCGGTCCGGCGGGCTGCTCCGCCGCGATATACATAGCGCGCGCGGGCCTCAAGCCGGTCATTTTCGGCGGCGCAATACCCGGCGGGCAGCTTTTGATGACTCACGAGATAGAGAATTTCCCCGGTTTCCCGGAGCCGGTAAGCGGCGCGGACCTTATGGAGCGTATGCACAGTCAGTGCAAACGGATGGGCGCGGAAATGCTTACCGACGAGGTGGAGGACGTGGATTTTTCCTCCCGGCCTTTTATGCTCCTGTCCTCTTCCGGAGAGCGGTACGCGGCGAAGGCCGTGGTAATCGCCTCCGGCGCGAAGGCGCGCTGGCTGGGCATTGATTCGGAGCGGAAGTTCATGGGCAAGGGCGTTTCCGCCTGCGCCACCTGCGACGGGTTTTTCTTCCGCGGCAGAGAAGTTTGCGTGGTGGGCGGCGGCGACGCCGCCGCCGGCGACGCGCTGTTTCTGGCCCGGTTTGCCTCTAAAATCCATCTAATCCACCGGCGCGACAGGCTGCGCGCGACGGCCTCCGTCGCCTCCCGCGTTCTGGCGGAGCCTAAAGTAATTCCCGTCTGGGACAGCGTGGTGCGCGAAATACGCGGCGCGGACGCGGTGGAATCCGTAATTCTGAAAAATGTCAAAACCGGCGCGGAAACAGAACTGCCCTGCAGCGCGGTATTTGTGGCCATAGGCCATGACCCCAACACCAGACTCTACGCGGGCAAACTGAATCTTGACCAGGCCGGCTATATAGTTGCCGACGGCAGGACGCGCACCTCGGTTCCCGGCGTTTTCGCCGCAGGGGACGTGATGGATTTGCATTACAAGCAGGCCGTAACATCCGCAGGGACCGGCTGCATGGCCGGCCTTGAGGCGGAGCGGTTTATCGCCGGTCTATAATTTCCAGGAAAGCCCGGCGTTTATCCAGCGGCCCGGCATGGGTATGCCGGAGATTTCCTGGTAGCCAGTATTGAGCAGATTATTGCCTTCCAAAAAAACTTCCGCGCCGCCGCGCAGGTTTTTTGAGAGTTTGGCGTTGAGCAAAAAATAGTTGTCCATGCCTTCCCTTTTGCGGTAAATCGCGGCGAGCAGGCAGTTTATTCCCAGAATGCTTCTGCGCCCCGATGCCGCCATCTGGCTGTAGCCGTAGGCCAGCGCGTATTTGGAATACAAATCGGAATGGCGCGTGGAATCCGTCCAGGAATACTGCAGATTCCAATCCGTCTCCGCCGCGGCAAAAGCCAGCGAACCGTTTATTCCCCGCACTTTTATGTCACCTATGTTCTGCGCCTGCCACGGCCCCGTCGGAGAGGGCCCGGCCCAGTCTATCACATCTTTCTGGTTTCGCAAAAATACTGTCGCGGAGGCGGAACAATTTTTGCCGCAGGAATAGTCCGCTCCGGCATCGTAGGAAACCGCATGTTCCGGCGAGAGGCTGGGATTGCCGGTATTTACCGGGTCGTTGTAATACATGTCCGTAAAAGACGGCAGCCGGTACGACACGCCCGTTCCGGCGCGCAGCCGCCAGCGCATTGCCGGCCTGAAACTTGCCGCAATCGCCGGGGAAAACTGGACGAGGCCGTCATTGCCGTCGGCGCGGGCGCTTGCGTCCACCGTCCAGCCGGAGCCGAACGGCGCGTGAATGCCGCCGAAGAGGCTTTGGCTGTCCCGTGTGTGGTTTCCCATGCTGGAACTGGCGATTTCATCCTGCGCCGCCTCCACCCCCAAGCTTGCCGTGGTCTCGCCCAAGGCGGCAGCCGCCGAAAGCCGCGCCCCGCGGTAATGGGTGGTGTGATTGTTCACATACCATTGCGGGCGGGTGCGGTCCAACTGGAAAGTGTCGTCGTGACGGATAAAGAATACTTCCGGGCGCAGCTTTGCAGGGCCGTACTCCAGTTCGGAGGCGGCATTGGCGAAATAAGCGGATGTCCATTCGCGCGACGGGTAGTTTTTCCCCGGGGTGTAATAATCGTATGCGCCGTAGTCGTTGTTTAAGTATCCCAGCGAAACCGCGGTTTTGCCCAGCGCGGATTTGGAAAAAAACGCGGTCCGGTCAAAGCCCGTGTCGTAGCGCGCGCCGTCGGAGCGGGCGTTTTCGGCGGAAATGCTCTGCCCGAATTTCCCCCACTCGTTTGCGGCGGAGGCCGATAACGCCGCCGTCGCGTATTCCCCCCCCAGCGCGGCGGCCTGCGCCCGCCTGCGCGGATTCTTGGTTATTATGTTTATCGCTCCGCCTATGGCCCCCGCGCCGTATATGGAACACGCCTGTCCGCGCAGCACTTCTATGCGCTCTATGTCACTTTGCGTCAGCGGCAGGTCCATGTTGAAATGCCCGGTCTGCGAGTTGCTGACACGCACCCCGTCCACGAGAATAAGCGTCTGCTCGTTTGTGGCGCCGTCCAGCCCGGCGTCGGCCAGCGCGCCGTAGGGGCCGCGCTTTCGGATGTCGGCGCCCGCTATGTAATCCAGCAGTTCCGGCACGGAATGGGCGGGATAATCCTTCAACTGCTCGCCTTTTATGACGGAAACGTCGCGCGAGGCGAAAAACTGCGGCTGCGCCCGCGCCGGGGGCGGGCCTTCAAGCGAAATGCGCATTTCCTGCGCGCGGCAATCTGCGCAGCAAAGCGCCAGCGCGAGCGCGAACAGTCTCATTAAATGGCGGTGGTTACCAGCGTTTCGGTGGAAATCACGCCGGGGATGGTGCGTATTTCGTGCACCACCAGGTTTGAAAGGGCCGGCAGGTCTTCCGATTCCATGTCCAGCACCAGGTCCCATCTCCCGAATACCGCAGACACATGGGCCACGCCGGACACTTTCTTTATTTTGGTCAGCGCGGGGCCTTCCTTGCCGCCGCCCAGTTTTACAAGCACAAGACCGGTAATCATGATGATGCCTCCGTATTGCGGTATTTAATCAAATTGCGCGCCGTTCTGGCAACGCGCGCCGTCGTTAAATTTTCGGGAGCCAAGCTCGCGCAGGGCGTCGGCTGCTATCCAGCGGGCGGACGGAGACTTCATTTTGGCTATTTCCAGCGCAAGCGCCATCGCCTTGCCGCGGAGCGTCTTGTTGCGCTTGCCGATCTGGCGCAGCGCCCAGTTCGCCGCCTTTTTGACGAAATTCCGGTTGTCCGCGGAGCGTTTTTTTATGTGCGGCAGGAATTTTTCAAAGACGGAGTCCGGCGCCTGCTTGTCGTGGACGGCAAGCGCGGCCATGAGGACAAAACCGGCCCGGCGGACGAATTCGTCCTCCCGCAGCGTCCATTGAACCGCCTTTTTGCGCGCGAACGGCGTTTTGTCAAACAAGTTTGAGCAGGCCTGGTCGCAAATATCCCAGCTATCTATGCCCTTGACCCAGATTTCCGCCTGCCCGTCGGTCAGTTCCAGCGGGTCCGCCACCAGCGCGGCGAGGATGCGCGCCTCGTGAATGCCGGTTTTCCACAGGGCGAGGGCCAGTTCGTGGTTGCGCCCCAGCTCTTTGGCTTTTTTGCGCAGAACGGGTATGCTCACGCCCAGCGTGTTATGCGGATTGATGCCGTAGCGCGCCATCCCCGCGACGTTGGCGGTATTGGCATGGGATTTCAGGAAGCGGACCGTTTCCTGCGCGGCGCCGGGTTTCACTTGAGATGCGGACTCTGGAATCCCAGCTTCTTGAGGCCGGCCTGTATTTCGGGGCAGCTCATGAACAGCTTCCAGAGAAGGCCGGTGCGGTGGTTTTCAATCATCGCGATAATAGGCCCCTGATCTATGGCGAGGTATGTCTTGCCGTACCAGTTTTCGTTTTCGTTGAAGGCGTCGGTGAATCCGTACTCGCCCCAGATTTTTTCGCCCAGATTAAAGAAAAAATGCCGCAGCGCCTGCATGGAATATTCCGGCGTGTACGGGAAAGACGACAGCGCCGCCGTGGGCGAAATAACGCCGGTGTCGTTTGTGGGCGAGTGCGCGTCATAGCCGTGCCCGTCGTCGCTGGCGGTCAGGCCCCAGGCGTCGGGGCCGTAGCCCTTGAACTTGCCGGGGTTGCGCACGCAATGCTCGCGGTTTATAAGGGCGTGGTTTGTGTTCAGGGCCCAGTAATC is a window of Elusimicrobiales bacterium DNA encoding:
- the cutA gene encoding divalent-cation tolerance protein CutA; the protein is MTAQYQILMVSVPDKQVANTLAENLVGKRLAACVNIIGGVRSVYKWDGEIKKASELILLVKTRVSLMPETMLCIKESHPYSVPEIISLRIDDGNPEYLDWLGANCMFTAAPDQTKRVLPRPTIPPKGFEK
- a CDS encoding DUF4321 domain-containing protein, with product MRNAIYFLVIILVGALLGNFFGKMIVMWFPQGNIHDLFATEIATGLHPTNLDLVIVNLTFGCLFKFNITGIAGILAAAMLSRLIVKK
- a CDS encoding Maf family protein, with amino-acid sequence MKVILASRSPRRRALLRGMGFSFVVKPSCASEETALKRPSAVVKTLALRKARDVAAGYPDDCVIGADTVVFCKGEILGKPQDCSDALRLLNLQNGSWQSVYTGVAVINRGKTAVGCEVSRCKARRLGKAELAALSLRHHDKAGAYAVQDDDDRFIAKISGSKDNVVGLPCGLLRRLLRRAGALSALCVFLAAGAQAGGADNVYFLGAKGESAVENLHCSELTEKERNKWKADQNVYRYHVFLAVALNSAEQNLRSARASEVKLYDKLKWTTGGAGGELDLPLLASLESARKDIASFYAELAGKTSGRGIPPAFAVSNAAFAKYAQSRAKDEAARSAALSSLISGWRDALGKTPAAAFPVKKVFDSLNAGDAAQTALYSGWQKVFVSDCEKYFGRKFSGRKDEKH
- the trxB gene encoding thioredoxin-disulfide reductase, with translation MKNIDAAVIGAGPAGCSAAIYIARAGLKPVIFGGAIPGGQLLMTHEIENFPGFPEPVSGADLMERMHSQCKRMGAEMLTDEVEDVDFSSRPFMLLSSSGERYAAKAVVIASGAKARWLGIDSERKFMGKGVSACATCDGFFFRGREVCVVGGGDAAAGDALFLARFASKIHLIHRRDRLRATASVASRVLAEPKVIPVWDSVVREIRGADAVESVILKNVKTGAETELPCSAVFVAIGHDPNTRLYAGKLNLDQAGYIVADGRTRTSVPGVFAAGDVMDLHYKQAVTSAGTGCMAGLEAERFIAGL
- a CDS encoding TonB-dependent receptor: MRLFALALALCCADCRAQEMRISLEGPPPARAQPQFFASRDVSVIKGEQLKDYPAHSVPELLDYIAGADIRKRGPYGALADAGLDGATNEQTLILVDGVRVSNSQTGHFNMDLPLTQSDIERIEVLRGQACSIYGAGAIGGAINIITKNPRRRAQAAALGGEYATAALSASAANEWGKFGQSISAENARSDGARYDTGFDRTAFFSKSALGKTAVSLGYLNNDYGAYDYYTPGKNYPSREWTSAYFANAASELEYGPAKLRPEVFFIRHDDTFQLDRTRPQWYVNNHTTHYRGARLSAAAALGETTASLGVEAAQDEIASSSMGNHTRDSQSLFGGIHAPFGSGWTVDASARADGNDGLVQFSPAIAASFRPAMRWRLRAGTGVSYRLPSFTDMYYNDPVNTGNPSLSPEHAVSYDAGADYSCGKNCSASATVFLRNQKDVIDWAGPSPTGPWQAQNIGDIKVRGINGSLAFAAAETDWNLQYSWTDSTRHSDLYSKYALAYGYSQMAASGRRSILGINCLLAAIYRKREGMDNYFLLNAKLSKNLRGGAEVFLEGNNLLNTGYQEISGIPMPGRWINAGLSWKL
- a CDS encoding Lrp/AsnC ligand binding domain-containing protein — its product is MITGLVLVKLGGGKEGPALTKIKKVSGVAHVSAVFGRWDLVLDMESEDLPALSNLVVHEIRTIPGVISTETLVTTAI
- a CDS encoding DNA alkylation repair protein, which codes for MKPGAAQETVRFLKSHANTANVAGMARYGINPHNTLGVSIPVLRKKAKELGRNHELALALWKTGIHEARILAALVADPLELTDGQAEIWVKGIDSWDICDQACSNLFDKTPFARKKAVQWTLREDEFVRRAGFVLMAALAVHDKQAPDSVFEKFLPHIKKRSADNRNFVKKAANWALRQIGKRNKTLRGKAMALALEIAKMKSPSARWIAADALRELGSRKFNDGARCQNGAQFD